Below is a genomic region from Acinetobacter tibetensis.
GATGGTTTAAATACTGACTCAAATAATGGGCGACAGCTAAGCAACCCAAACTATGTGCTATCACAATACTGTGCTCATTCAGATCTGACATCTGCATATCCAATGCTTGTTGCCAAAGATCAAACTCAGGAACATCTGCATCAGGTAAAAAAACCAATTTCGCTACGCCGTGCATAGCTTTGACCTGTTGTGCTAACCAAGCAAACCAATGGTCTTCTGGTGATGCATGCTCACCATGCACAATAAAAACAGTTTTGGAACAATTCGACATAACTACATTTCTTTTTATTCATTTGCGATCAAATACTAATCACAACTTTTATGGTTTTATATTGATCTTTTGTAGTTTGTTTAAAAATTGAAGACATAAAAAATAGGTGCATCAAGCACCTATTTTTTTATTGAAGTATCTTCAATTATTTCTTTTGATCATTGTTGCCGAAGAGTGGTCCCATGCCACCACCGCCACCGAATTGCTTTTGCAAGCCACCCAATGAACGCATCATTTTCGCCATGCCCGATGGGTTCGCAAACTTCTTCATCATTTTCGCCATTTGCGCATGTTGTTTGATGAGTTTATTCACTTCAACCACATCCATACCACAACCTGCCGCAATACGTTTTTTACGGCTTGGGTTCATCAAGTCTGGGTTACGGCGTTCTTTAATGGTCATCGATTGAATAATCGCTTCCATTTTCTTCACTTGCTTTTCAGGGTTTGCTTGTGCAATTGCATCTTGAATCCCTGAATTGCTCATGCCAGGCAACTTGTCCAAGAAGCCCATCATGCCGCCCATTTTGTTCATTTGCTCAAATTGCATCAGCATGTCTTCAAAGTTGAAGCTGCCGCCTTTTTGCAATTTTTTCGCCATTTTTTCGGCTTTTTCTTTGTCGATTTTGCGTTCAACTTCTTCGACTAAAGAAAGTACGTCACCCATACCCAAAATACGTTGTGCAACACGCTCAGGATGGAATGGCTCTAAGGCATCGAGCTTTTCGCCCATACCCAAGAATTTAATTGGCTTACCGGTAATTGCGCGAACCGAAAGTGCTGCACCACCGCGGGCATCACCATCGGTTTTGGTTAAAATCACGCCTGTAAGCGGTAAAGCATCATTAAAGGCTTTTGCAGTGTTTGCCGCATCCTGACCTGTCATGGCATCAACCACGAATAAGGTTTCAGTCGGCTTAATCGCAGCGTGTAACTCTTTAATTTCGTCCATCATGTCATCATCGACATGTAAACGACCCGCAGTATCGACAATCAAAACATCCGCAAATTGGATCTTGGCTTGTTCAATCGCACGATTGGCAATATCAATTGGCTTTTCATTGGCATTCGATTCAAAGAAAATCGCACCAACTTCACCTGCAACCGTTTGCAACTGCTTAATTGCCGCAGGACGGTAAACATCGGCAGACACCATTGCCACTTTTTTCTTTTGGCGTTCTTGTAAGAAACGCGCTAATTTTGCCGCAGTGGTGGTTTTACCTGCACCTTGCAAACCTGCAAGAAGTATAACCACTGGAGGTTTCGCTGCGAGGTCAAGGCTTTCATTGGCCTCGCCCATCATTTTGGTTAATTCGTTATAAACAATTTTAACGAAGGCTTGCCCAGGGGATAACTGCGTCATCACTTCCTGGCCTAATGCTTCTTCCTTAACTTTCGCGATGAATTCACGAGTTACAGGTAACGCAACATCGGCTTCAAGAAGTGCCATACGTACTTCACGTAACGTATCTTTAATATTATCTTCGGTTAGCTGCCCTGAGCCAGTAACATTTCTTAAACTCTGCGTGAGTCGTTCTGTTAAGGTATCAAACATTGCAAAATCCGCTTAAAATAGCCAGTAGCAAAAAAATCTTTCTTAAAATAGAAAATTTATGCATAAGATGCTATAGGATACTGTAGTTCGAGTCGAATTTATATAAATGAATATTCATCATCCTGAAAAAGGTTTGACATGATTAGTCTTCCCTTGGCTTATACCATTTTGGCTTTAATTGCCTATACCACCTCCTTTTGGTATTTATTCCTGCATTTAATGTCGAAACGTGAACCAAACCATTGGTTTATTGGCGTAATTTTGGGTTTAGGGCTGCTGCTGCATGCAGGGGTGCTTTGCCATGACATGCTTACGCCACTTGGGGTCAATTATGATGTTTTTGTGCTCATGTCCTTTACCTCAGGTTTAATGCTACTACTGAGTTTAATTTTTAGTACTTATCGCCCGATTCTGGCATTAAATTTAATTGGTATTCCTGTCGCTGCGACAGGGCTGATTTTAGGCTTCGCCTTTAGTAAGCCTGATCAATTTATTGAACAACACTCAGTCAGTTTAGATATTCATATTATTTTGTCTTTATCGGCCTATGCTGTTTTGCTAATGGCAACCATTCAGGCGGTAATTTTATGGTTCCAAAACCGTGAGCTGAAAAACAAACAAAAGAAGCGTATTTGGGTTAATTTGCTTCCCTCTTTTCAAGCGATGGAATCGTTATTGTTTGATTTAATTCAAACAGGCTTTATTTTACTGACTACAGCATTAGTGTTTGGTTTCTTTACCATTGAAGATTTCTTTGCCCAACACTTAGCCCACAAAACCGCGTTCAGTATTATTTCATGGTTTGTCTATGGTTCACTGTTGATTGGGCACTACAAATTTGGTTGGCGCGGGCAAAAAGCCATTCGCTTTACCCTGATCGGCTTCTTCCTTTTAGCCGTTGGTTTTATTGGTTCTAAGTTTGTACTGGAAATGATTTTAGGAAGATAAAGGCATTTTTTCAGTTTGGCTGATTAAAGATATAGAACATTCTTCATTACGCGAACGAAGAACATCAAAATTCAATAGAAAAGCCCAGTTTATATAAACTGGGCTTTTATCCAATCAACAATCTATTGATTATAAATGACTTAGATAGTACATTTCGTATAAGGCGTATTATGTTGATTTTAGAGAACTTTAATTATCTTTCAATGTCTCAAAAACATTATATGCAGCCTTAATACGATCTACATTTGGTATCTTTTTATTCATTAACATAACCAATCCAAATCCTTCTTCTGGAATAAATAAAACATACGCCCCAAAGCCATTGGTCGAACCTGTTTTATGAAAAACTTTAGATTTGGGTTGCGATAATTCTTTTACAACAGGATTTGAGCCCAATAAGATTTGTTTTGAATTACTAGCCTGCAGAATTTCAGAAGTAGTGGGATAAGAAAACATTTCCCATCCAAGTGCTTGTGTCATACCGCTATCAGCAACTTTAAAATATCCTTTGTGTGTATCCAATATAGCTTTTTTCATAACAGGGCTATTTGTATCTACATTAAGATTCGAATTTACAAACTTAAGCATATCTGGGAGTGTTGATTTAACGCCATATGCCTCATCCGACAATGGACCAGGATTAACCTGAATTGGCTTGTTATTTTCATCATAACCAAAAGCATAGTTCATTTTTTGTGCTTCTGGAACATTGACGTATGTATGTTTCAAATTAAGTTTAGGAAAAACAGTCTTCTCTAATAATGAAGAGAAAGGAACATTCATCGATTTTGCAGTTAGATACCCAAAAAGTCCTATACTTGGATTTGAGTATTCACGATAAGTACCCGGAGGATTCTTTACTTTACAATTTTTGAAATACTCTAATATTTGCTTATCAGTTTTGATATTATCTGGAAATTGTAATGGCAAATTGCCACTTGTATACGTTAATAACTCTAATAAATTTACCTTATCAATTTCTGAATTTTTTAAAGCAGGGACGTATTTACTAGGATGATCGTTGAACGATATTTTACCTTGATGATTAGCATATGTTCCTGAAATAGCAGTAAAAGTTTTACTTAAAGAACCTAACTCAAAAAGTGTCTGACTATTTACGCTTTTATTTGTATCTTTAGATCGGACACCATAATATTTTTCATAACTTTTACCGTTGTAAATTACACCTATAGCCATACCAGCTACACCGTACTCATCCATAAGTGGCTTAAATGATTGGGTAACAACTTTTTCAATATTTTTCTCATTTTGACTGACTTCACTTGCATGTAAATTCATACCAAAACCTATAACCATGGTAATAAGGCTTGCTTGAAAAAAATATTTTTGATTAAAAACCATCAAGTTAAAGTTCTTTTAAAAAATGGGGAATATAATCTCATATACTAAATATTACATATGTATTAATTTTTTTAAAAATAACTTCTTATATAAAAATCATCTAATCCAACAGCCATTTAACACAATAGCGCTTATACGAAGTACACTTGCATATTAATATAAATATCAAATATTTAAAAATATCACCCAAGTGAAAATGCACAAAATACCGACTTTGAAACAAGTCAGCATTTTATTCAGCGAATTTGTCACTTTCAGCCAATAAAATTGATCAAAAAATCGCTCATATTTCAGCTTTTCCCTGATACCTCCTGCTCTTGAAATTATCCGCAATTTCTGCGGATACACCTTGGGGTAAGTTTTGAGCGATTCTGTACGCTCAGGCTGACATGAATTAGGGGCCATTACGTCTATGTCACTACTGCGATTTTTCATATGATGGGGACATAGAGAACAGGAAGTTCCAAAGAACAAAAATAAGAAAGATCGCACTAGGACTGCAAGGTACGACAGGAGTTATACCAAGCGAACCGATACGAAAAAGCCCGACAGGATGTCGGGCTTTTTTTATTGTCTAAATTTATTTCAAATAATTGCCATTATGTTAATTAAACGGTTTTATAAACTAAAGATTTGGAAATCGAATCTTTGTTTCTGCTTTTCTAATTTCATTACTGGTGAAAGAAATAGTTGTTCCTAAGAATACGAATAGATCCCTTGAATAGAATCATTAGATGACTCATATGAAATATAAAATCCATTATCAACCCGACCCACCCAATCAAAACTATTTTTATATTTTTCAAAAAGATATTCGATTATTTTCTTTTTTATCTCTATATCATCTGTATCAATATCATAAGCAATACAATGAAGTTTACCTTGCCATTCTTGAAGAGAAATAAAGCCTATTGGTGTTTTTAAGTTGTACCAGTTTGACTCTTTAATAAAGTTTACTCCTGAAGTCTTTGCTTCTAAACTGAATTTAGTTTGAATTTCTGAAAAATTAGAACCAATTTCGAATATAAATGGTTCTAATACTTTATTTGTATTCAACGTATTCGTCTCTGCATGTAATAGATGATTGATAGAAATTGAAATCATAACTAGCATAAAGCTTTTAACATAAGTAATTTTTAAAATTAAGTTTTCTTAAAATTAACATAATACAGCTTATGTAAAATTTAATTACACAAACCTATACCGCTCTACTGCCTTTCAAAGCCCTTCGCCTAGACAATTTGCACAAAAAAACGTATAACACCGTTCTTCAAATTTAACTGGTGACTCAAACCGTGAAACTCATCCTTGCACCCATGGAAGGCTTAACTGACCCGATTATGCGTGATGTCTTAACATCCGTCGGCAGCTTCGACTGGTGTGTAACCGAGTTTATTCGTGTCACCAACTCTGTTTTACCTGATCATATTTTTCATCAGTTTTGCCCTGAATTACTCAACGATGGGAAAACAGCTTCGGGCACCCCCGTACACGTGCAGTTTTTAGGTAATGATCCTGAAATGTTGGCAGCCAATGCCATTCGTGCTGTTGCACTTGGTGCACCTGCTATCGATATGAACTTTGGATGCCCCGCAAAAACTGTCAATCGTCATCGTGGCGGTTCGGTATTGTTAGATGAACCTGAAGTCGTGCACGAGTTAGTCAAAGCTGTGCGTGATGCAGTGCCTTCGCATATTCCTGTATCGGCCAAAATGCGCTTGGGCTATATGGATCGAAACTTTATGCTGGAAAATGCCCATGCAATTGAAGATGCGGGCGCAGCTTGGGTAACGGTACATGCCCGTACCAAAGCAGATGGCTATACCCCACCTGCGTTTTGGGATCAGTTACAACCGATTCGTGAAGCATTGAAAATTAATGTGATTGCCAATGGTGAAATCTGGACCAATGCCGATGCTAAACAATGTCGCTTAGAGTCGGGTTGTGAAGATTTGATGATAGGTCGTGGTGCTGTAACGACTCCCGATTTAACTCAATGCATCCGCCAAAACTCAGATACAGCTTTGTTGAGTTGGAATGATTTATTGGCTTTGCAAATTCGCTTTATTAACGGCCCAGCCAAAACTGAAATTGGTATGCTTGGACGTTATAAACAATGGTTAGGCATGATGTCTAAGCATTATCCTGAAGCGAAATTACTTTGGGATGAAGTAAAACGTATTAAACAATTGCATGAAATTGTAGAAAAATTAGAAGCAACTGTGCTTTAAGTTTCAAATAAAGGCCATGAGATACTTTTCGTATCTCATGGCTGTTTCAAGCTAAAAGGATTAACTCACTTCGCTCAGTAAAATAGGCAGTCCTGTTTCAAGTTGTATTGGCATAGAAATATGCTGATGCGCCACTTTCCAGACTTGCTCTACTTTCTGAAAACATATGGTGGTGCGGCACCAAAACACTTCTAAATTGGGAATTGCATCAATTTGATCGACCTTTGAAAAGCAGTGCAAGACGGCGAGTTCAGGCTGGGCAATAAGTTTAATGCCTTCACGATATACACGAATGTTTCCAGCTTTCACTGGAAGATAACGCCTCCACAATTGTTTGTACGCTTGTATACCCGTTAAATGGGTACTTACATCAATTAAACTTACATCTTCGACACAAAGATCAGCTAAAGCTTGTATATCCATGCTTGCTACAGCTTCATCCCATTGTTTCAGCATTAATAAGATGGCATGGGCACTTTGCTCATCACCCGAAATTTCTATGCTCATCGTGTCATTCCTTTACAGTGTATCCACTTATCATCAACATAAGCTCTGATTTTGACAGCATCACGACTTCAACGTATCTGCATACAAATTAAAAACATTCAGAGGCATTTTGTCTTTTATACACAGTCTCAGAAGGTGCACTCCCTACAGCCCTCACAAACTTTAAAACATGTGATTTTCATCACACTATAAAAACTATAGCGAAAATAATTCAGAGAATAAAGCGGTTATTTTAAAGGGCTTCCAAACCCTTATTTCCTCACCGCTTTTAGCAAATTCAATCCAATAAAAAAGCATGTCGATGGACATGCTTAATCAAGATAAATTGGGCATTACACCGTTAAATCTTTAATTGTGATGGATGAGCCATTATTTTTGACTGACTCAATTCCCTTATCGCGTGATTGTTCGGAAGAGTAAAACTGACTGGTACCAATCACCTGATGGTTGGCTGCTTTTAAATTAAAATACGGCTTGCCATTACTGGCGGTTAAACGCTCATAACGACTGTCATCTGCACTATTTTTATGAACGGATTCTATTCCCACGTGCGCCGAGGCTTTTGCTTTGTACAGCTCACTGGTTAAAATTACTTCCCCATTACCCGCTTTGAGCACAAAGCGATATTGCCCATCTTTTGCTTGACTCAGCTCAAACCATCCAGACATATTTTTATTCCTCTTGTTGTTTTCACTTTACTTATTGTTGCTTAAAACTATTTAAGTTCTAAGAAATATAAATGACTTTTAGACAACAAAAAAGAGCATTTTTAATCAAACATTCGCTCAGCAGGAACCATTGTGATTCCTGCCGCCCCAAAACCATGCAATTTTTAGGGCGTGAGCATTAATTTTTGCTTAAGTAACTCTATAAAAACACAAGATGGCATCACGTCACTGATGTAGGTACAACCACGGTTTTACCGTAAAAAGCGGCTTCCATTTCAATAATTTCCACACACAGTTGTACCGTCAAATGCATTTGCTTGGGTAATAACTGCTGTAAAGCTAGAAGTAATTGATTGGAAATTTCTGTTTTTGTAGCTATATCTCGCCCTGAAAGCAAAGAAACCTTGACATGTACATAGGCTTGATTCGATTCACCTAAACCAATCAAATAATCACTTTGACAAATTGCTCGGCTTTTAATATCTGTAGCAACTTGTACATGGCCCGTAGCAAACAAAGCCTGATTTAAGCCCATTAAAACAGATTGAGAATGAAAGTTTTCTAAATTGTCAGAATATTCCAAATGAATATGCGGCATCTGAGTGCAACCCAAACAGTGAAAACTGGGTTATAACATGTTTTCATACCTCACTGATGCAAGAAAAAGGATGAGATCATCCTCAATCTCTGCATAGTGAGATAAAACATTACAATTAAACTTTTTTCACATATTCCGATTTCAGTTTGATTGCCCCAATACCGTCAACCTTGCAATCAATATCATGACCATCGCTGGCTTCAGGCAATAAACGAATGTTCTTGACCTTGGTCCCAACTTTAACCACTGAAGATGAGCCTTTAATTTTTAAATCTTTAATCACAGTCACAGTATCGCCATCAACCAATAAATTACCGTTAGCATCCTTAATTTGAGCAACCTCTTCTGCTTGGTTCAGCTCACCTTCTTTCCATTCGTGCGAGCATTCTGGGCAAATCAATAAGTCGCCATCTTGATAGGTATATTCTGATTGGCATTTTGGGCAGTTTGGTAAAGACATAAAAAACTCAAAAAATAAAAAATAAAACTTAGTGTACTGTAAAATTACGAATAACCCTAAATTCCATATGGGTATTTCTGCAAATTATTGCTTTTGAAACACCACATAATTAAATTTCTGAGTTTGTTGATTGGGTGTGATATGCACGTCCTGTACACTCGAAATGAAGCGGAAATCGGGTTCAGCAAATTGTTGCTGTAATTGTGCAACACTATAACGTTGAACCTCTAATCCACTGCATTTTAAAGGACCATCTTCAGCAAAAGTAGCTACTATCACGTATCCTAAGGACTGTACGGCTGTTTTCACTTGCTGTATATAACGCTTTTGCTCTTGAGGCTGGGTCAAAAAATGAAATACCGCACGATCATGCCAAACTTGATAGCTTTCTGGTTCGAA
It encodes:
- the ffh gene encoding signal recognition particle protein, coding for MFDTLTERLTQSLRNVTGSGQLTEDNIKDTLREVRMALLEADVALPVTREFIAKVKEEALGQEVMTQLSPGQAFVKIVYNELTKMMGEANESLDLAAKPPVVILLAGLQGAGKTTTAAKLARFLQERQKKKVAMVSADVYRPAAIKQLQTVAGEVGAIFFESNANEKPIDIANRAIEQAKIQFADVLIVDTAGRLHVDDDMMDEIKELHAAIKPTETLFVVDAMTGQDAANTAKAFNDALPLTGVILTKTDGDARGGAALSVRAITGKPIKFLGMGEKLDALEPFHPERVAQRILGMGDVLSLVEEVERKIDKEKAEKMAKKLQKGGSFNFEDMLMQFEQMNKMGGMMGFLDKLPGMSNSGIQDAIAQANPEKQVKKMEAIIQSMTIKERRNPDLMNPSRKKRIAAGCGMDVVEVNKLIKQHAQMAKMMKKFANPSGMAKMMRSLGGLQKQFGGGGGMGPLFGNNDQKK
- a CDS encoding cytochrome C assembly family protein, whose amino-acid sequence is MISLPLAYTILALIAYTTSFWYLFLHLMSKREPNHWFIGVILGLGLLLHAGVLCHDMLTPLGVNYDVFVLMSFTSGLMLLLSLIFSTYRPILALNLIGIPVAATGLILGFAFSKPDQFIEQHSVSLDIHIILSLSAYAVLLMATIQAVILWFQNRELKNKQKKRIWVNLLPSFQAMESLLFDLIQTGFILLTTALVFGFFTIEDFFAQHLAHKTAFSIISWFVYGSLLIGHYKFGWRGQKAIRFTLIGFFLLAVGFIGSKFVLEMILGR
- the blaMCA gene encoding MCA family class C beta-lactamase, with amino-acid sequence MVFNQKYFFQASLITMVIGFGMNLHASEVSQNEKNIEKVVTQSFKPLMDEYGVAGMAIGVIYNGKSYEKYYGVRSKDTNKSVNSQTLFELGSLSKTFTAISGTYANHQGKISFNDHPSKYVPALKNSEIDKVNLLELLTYTSGNLPLQFPDNIKTDKQILEYFKNCKVKNPPGTYREYSNPSIGLFGYLTAKSMNVPFSSLLEKTVFPKLNLKHTYVNVPEAQKMNYAFGYDENNKPIQVNPGPLSDEAYGVKSTLPDMLKFVNSNLNVDTNSPVMKKAILDTHKGYFKVADSGMTQALGWEMFSYPTTSEILQASNSKQILLGSNPVVKELSQPKSKVFHKTGSTNGFGAYVLFIPEEGFGLVMLMNKKIPNVDRIKAAYNVFETLKDN
- a CDS encoding tRNA dihydrouridine synthase, which encodes MKLILAPMEGLTDPIMRDVLTSVGSFDWCVTEFIRVTNSVLPDHIFHQFCPELLNDGKTASGTPVHVQFLGNDPEMLAANAIRAVALGAPAIDMNFGCPAKTVNRHRGGSVLLDEPEVVHELVKAVRDAVPSHIPVSAKMRLGYMDRNFMLENAHAIEDAGAAWVTVHARTKADGYTPPAFWDQLQPIREALKINVIANGEIWTNADAKQCRLESGCEDLMIGRGAVTTPDLTQCIRQNSDTALLSWNDLLALQIRFINGPAKTEIGMLGRYKQWLGMMSKHYPEAKLLWDEVKRIKQLHEIVEKLEATVL
- a CDS encoding YybH family protein produces the protein MSIEISGDEQSAHAILLMLKQWDEAVASMDIQALADLCVEDVSLIDVSTHLTGIQAYKQLWRRYLPVKAGNIRVYREGIKLIAQPELAVLHCFSKVDQIDAIPNLEVFWCRTTICFQKVEQVWKVAHQHISMPIQLETGLPILLSEVS
- a CDS encoding YegP family protein, translating into MSGWFELSQAKDGQYRFVLKAGNGEVILTSELYKAKASAHVGIESVHKNSADDSRYERLTASNGKPYFNLKAANHQVIGTSQFYSSEQSRDKGIESVKNNGSSITIKDLTV
- a CDS encoding 5-carboxymethyl-2-hydroxymuconate Delta-isomerase, producing the protein MPHIHLEYSDNLENFHSQSVLMGLNQALFATGHVQVATDIKSRAICQSDYLIGLGESNQAYVHVKVSLLSGRDIATKTEISNQLLLALQQLLPKQMHLTVQLCVEIIEMEAAFYGKTVVVPTSVT
- a CDS encoding zinc ribbon domain-containing protein YjdM translates to MSLPNCPKCQSEYTYQDGDLLICPECSHEWKEGELNQAEEVAQIKDANGNLLVDGDTVTVIKDLKIKGSSSVVKVGTKVKNIRLLPEASDGHDIDCKVDGIGAIKLKSEYVKKV
- a CDS encoding class I SAM-dependent methyltransferase, translating into MSIETHWNRVYTDKAVTQVSWFQLHASQSIQLIQSLKLEPDAAIIDVGAGASILADELLDLGYSNLTVLDISNMALQQSQQRLGDRAHLIHWKVADLLSVEFEPESYQVWHDRAVFHFLTQPQEQKRYIQQVKTAVQSLGYVIVATFAEDGPLKCSGLEVQRYSVAQLQQQFAEPDFRFISSVQDVHITPNQQTQKFNYVVFQKQ